The sequence CCGCTTGTGCGCCTTTTCTTTCGCCAAAGCGATGACCGCCACACTAACCCCCAAACTTTCTAAAATCTGTGTAGCCAGCAGGGCTTGGGCGCGCCCGCCATCTAAGAGCCATAAATCGGGCAAGCCCCCTTGTTTTATGCGTCTTTCTAGCATTTCGTGCATTTGGGCGTATTCGTCTGTGCCTGCAAGGCTGTAGCGCCGATACGCGCTTTTAAGCCACTTGCCCCTAGACCACACGACCATCCCCCCCACGCACGCACTTTGGGCATGGTGGCTCACATCAAACACCTCAATGCGTTTAGGCGGTTTGCTAAGCTCCAAGAGCTCTTGCAAGGCAAGCCCCATTTGCACTTCGGGTTGTTCTGTGCGTTTTAGCAAGGTTTGCACCACTTGCAAATAATCCCTAAAAATCGCCGCCTCTTCAAAACGCTCTTGCGTGGCTAGGATACGCATGCGTTCTTTAAGCCGAGCACATAATTTATCTTTATGTTCTAGTAGGTCTAGGGCTTCTTTAACAAGGGGGGCATAATCTTGTGGGCTCACTTTGCCACTGCAAGGGGCTAAACAACGCCCCATTTGGTGAAAAATGCAGGGCTTTTTGCCCTTTAAACAGCTCTTGCTTTGCACTAGGGGGATCAAACTTTGCACACTCTCTAAGAGCTCTAAAGAGGCTAGGCTAAAGGGGCCAAAGCACTTGTGCCCCTCTAGGGGCTCTCTTGTGCGCTCCAAGGTGGGGTAGGGTTTGCGTAAATCGATACAAATGTAGGGGTAGGTTTTGGAGTCTTTTAAGAGGATATTGTATTTGGGTTGTTTGGTTTTAATGAGTTTGTTTTCTAACAGCAGGGCTTCTTCTTCGCTATGTGTGGTTTGCACTTGCAAATAGGCGATTTGGCTCACCATCCGTTGTATGCGGACGCTATTTTTAGGATTGGGGGTAACCTGTGCGCCTTGCACCTTAAAGTAACTCAAAACACGTTTTTGTAAATTCTTGGCTTTGCCCACATAGAGCAAATTATCTTTAGCATCAAAATACAAATACACCCCGCTTGTGGTGGGGAGATTACTTAGGCTCTGTGCTTGCATGGTGCTTTTTAATGCAAGTGCGGATATTTTCTAAAATGGCTCTTAGCTCAGGGTCTTTAAAGGGGTTTTCAAAGTCGCCCCTAGCGCGCTCGTGGTAGTAGAGTTTGGGGGGCGTGGTTTCAAAGCTTTGTTGGATACGCCTTGGCAAATAGCCCTGCACTTCTGTGGGCTTGATGGGTATATCTAGCTTTTGTGCAGCGTTTAAGAGGGTGGGGGCGAAGTGGCCCTTTTGCCCGTTGAAGTAATTGTAAGCGCTTGGGTGCTTGAAGACAAGCAAGAGTTTAGAATTTTTCATTACAATGGAGCGCAAACCGACCCGAATGCCATCGGGTAAATACAATTTTAATTTATCAAGTTGCAGGCGCACTTTTAGGAGGGTGAAGTCGGGTCGTTGCAAAAGTTGGGAGAAGATATGTTGCGCGTCTTTCATGTATGTATTTTAGCATGTTTGCTATCCGGCTGTGGCTTTAAAGCCCCGCCTTTTTACAAGACCAACAAACCCCCCGCCACAAAGCCCCAAGCCCCCACGACCAAGCACACCATCCAAGAGGAGTAGATTTAGGTATAATGGGCGTTTTTAGTGGAGAATTGTATGTTTGAGCCCTACCCCTTTGAGCGCCTACGAGAGCTATTGAAAGACTGCAAGAGGGGGGCAAATGCCCCCTTAGATTTGTCCATCGGTGAACCGCAGTTTGAAACCCCCCTTAGTGTGCAAGAAACCTTAAAAGCCCACACGCAAGAATTACGCTTTTACCCTAAAAGCAGTGGGGAGGATTTTTTAAAAGAGGCACAAATGGCGTTTGTGAAAAAACGCTTTGGTGTGGAGCTGTCTAAAGAGCAAATCATCCCCACCTTTGGCTCTAAAGAAGTGCTCTTTAGCCTGCCTATTTTCTACCTACACGACAAAGAAGCTCCCATTATGGCTTTTGCCAATCCCTTTTATCAAGTGTATTTAGCTAGTGCACGGGTGGCGCGCGCTCAGGTGGTCTTGATGGATTTAAGCCCAGAAAATAACTTCACGCCCACTTTAGAGCAAGAGGCGGATTTAGTCATCTTAAACTCGCCCAACAACCCCACAGGGCGGACTTTAGACTTAGAAGAGTTGAAAGAGTGGGTGCTAAAAGCCCTTGACGAGGATTTTCTCTTAGT is a genomic window of Helicobacter sp. NHP19-012 containing:
- a CDS encoding excinuclease ABC subunit UvrC, which encodes MQAQSLSNLPTTSGVYLYFDAKDNLLYVGKAKNLQKRVLSYFKVQGAQVTPNPKNSVRIQRMVSQIAYLQVQTTHSEEEALLLENKLIKTKQPKYNILLKDSKTYPYICIDLRKPYPTLERTREPLEGHKCFGPFSLASLELLESVQSLIPLVQSKSCLKGKKPCIFHQMGRCLAPCSGKVSPQDYAPLVKEALDLLEHKDKLCARLKERMRILATQERFEEAAIFRDYLQVVQTLLKRTEQPEVQMGLALQELLELSKPPKRIEVFDVSHHAQSACVGGMVVWSRGKWLKSAYRRYSLAGTDEYAQMHEMLERRIKQGGLPDLWLLDGGRAQALLATQILESLGVSVAVIALAKEKAHKRAKRGGGDVADVIYSVSQTWKLKAQDVRLQFLQNLRDEAHRFALAYHRLKKRKAFLG